A genomic segment from Truepera sp. encodes:
- a CDS encoding LLM class flavin-dependent oxidoreductase, which translates to MLADARVPLSILDLAHLGTGVSSSKTLANSVRLAQRAEELGYERVWYAEHHGMRSIASSAPEVLIANTAAATSTIRVGSGGIMLPNHAPLRIAEAFQTLEALHPGRIDLGIGRAPGSDRAAMAAMRPFDAQQFPAQLHELFSLSRGGFPPGHAFHGVRASPADVALPPVWLLGSSGASAAFAGSLGLGYAFAGHFSEAPAASAITAYREAFVPSDAFPTPHAILALSVICAPSDEEAEFLAGSLDLAWLRMRRNEFAPVPTPEEAAAYDYDAQERAFIMENRRKHVLASPATVAARLAELQGQAGANELMISTMVHSHEARLRSLELLAAAW; encoded by the coding sequence ATGCTGGCCGACGCGCGCGTTCCCCTCTCGATCCTCGACCTCGCGCACTTGGGCACCGGCGTCAGCTCGAGCAAGACCCTCGCCAACTCCGTGCGCCTTGCCCAGCGGGCCGAGGAACTTGGCTACGAGCGCGTGTGGTACGCCGAGCACCACGGCATGCGCAGCATCGCCAGCTCGGCGCCCGAGGTGCTCATCGCCAACACGGCCGCCGCCACGAGCACCATCCGCGTCGGTTCCGGCGGCATCATGCTCCCGAACCACGCGCCGTTGCGCATAGCCGAGGCGTTCCAGACCCTCGAGGCCCTGCACCCCGGGCGCATAGACCTGGGCATCGGAAGGGCACCCGGATCCGACCGCGCCGCCATGGCCGCCATGCGCCCCTTCGACGCCCAGCAGTTCCCGGCGCAGCTCCACGAGCTCTTCTCGCTCTCGAGAGGCGGCTTCCCGCCAGGCCACGCCTTCCACGGCGTGAGGGCGTCACCGGCCGACGTCGCCCTGCCGCCGGTCTGGCTGCTGGGCTCCAGCGGCGCCAGCGCCGCCTTCGCGGGGAGCCTCGGCCTCGGTTACGCCTTCGCCGGGCACTTCAGCGAAGCGCCCGCCGCCTCGGCCATCACGGCGTACCGCGAAGCGTTCGTTCCCTCGGACGCCTTCCCCACCCCGCACGCCATCCTCGCCCTGTCCGTCATCTGCGCGCCCAGCGACGAGGAGGCAGAGTTCCTCGCCGGCTCGCTCGACCTCGCGTGGCTCCGCATGCGGCGCAACGAGTTCGCGCCGGTGCCGACGCCCGAGGAGGCGGCCGCCTACGACTACGACGCTCAAGAGCGCGCGTTCATCATGGAGAATCGCCGCAAGCACGTGCTGGCTTCGCCCGCCACCGTGGCGGCGCGCTTGGCGGAACTGCAGGGGCAGGCCGGCGCGAACGAGCTCATGATCTCGACCATGGTCCATTCGCACGAGGCGCGCCTCAGGAGCTTGGAGCTGCTGGCGGCCGCCTGGTAA